The following coding sequences lie in one Clostridia bacterium genomic window:
- a CDS encoding DHA2 family efflux MFS transporter permease subunit translates to MNTNVNSKGVFVVLVLGAIITALVSTVMSTALPAIMAEFAIPASQAQLVTSIYSLVSGVMILATAVIIKKFRTRPLFLTGMLIFTAGVLLCAVCPTYGVMLAGRVVQGVGYGIIISLTQVVILTIVPEGRRGFAMGVYGFAVVLAPILGPILGGLVIDHYSWRLIFWIILLLCILDVVLGLIFMRNVLENMPQRFDVPSMILAAIGFTGVVLGVGNIGTYPFLSIQTGLLLLVGVAALVVFALRQMKLEYPLLNLRVFKTRDFAVAVIMSVILYGTMNAMPTIMPILVQTIMGHSATMFGIIIAPCSVIMAVLSPFTGKLFDKIGMRPLALIGCILITLSNACILFIRQDSHVVLLIAILIVFGIGMAFVVMNLVTFGMAKLEGAKKTDGNALITCLRTMGSALGTAGFVALLSAGAEAGHYTVANVHHSYIGMTVCTAVTVLLVLFFIRGKKNEQKKIEGEKIEAEAEEK, encoded by the coding sequence ATGAATACAAACGTAAACTCCAAAGGCGTCTTTGTCGTTTTGGTGCTCGGCGCGATAATAACAGCGCTCGTATCCACGGTAATGAGCACCGCTCTGCCCGCCATCATGGCCGAATTTGCCATTCCGGCTTCGCAGGCGCAGCTTGTAACGAGCATTTATTCGCTCGTAAGCGGCGTAATGATACTTGCAACGGCTGTAATAATCAAAAAATTCAGAACGCGCCCCCTCTTTTTAACGGGTATGCTCATCTTCACGGCGGGCGTGCTGCTTTGCGCCGTATGCCCCACTTACGGCGTGATGCTCGCCGGAAGAGTAGTTCAGGGCGTGGGCTACGGCATAATAATTTCGCTTACGCAGGTAGTTATACTTACGATAGTCCCCGAAGGGCGGCGCGGCTTCGCAATGGGCGTATACGGCTTTGCCGTTGTGCTCGCGCCGATACTCGGCCCCATACTCGGCGGTCTCGTTATAGACCACTATTCGTGGCGGCTCATATTCTGGATAATACTGCTTTTATGCATCCTTGACGTCGTTTTGGGCCTTATCTTCATGCGAAACGTGCTTGAAAACATGCCCCAGCGCTTCGACGTTCCCTCAATGATACTTGCCGCCATAGGCTTTACGGGCGTAGTGCTCGGCGTGGGGAATATCGGCACATATCCGTTTCTCAGTATACAAACGGGGCTTTTGCTTCTCGTGGGCGTCGCCGCGCTCGTCGTGTTCGCGCTCAGACAGATGAAGCTTGAATATCCGCTTCTCAATCTGCGCGTATTCAAAACGCGCGATTTCGCCGTAGCCGTTATCATGAGCGTGATACTCTACGGCACGATGAACGCCATGCCCACTATAATGCCTATCCTCGTTCAGACGATAATGGGACACAGCGCCACGATGTTCGGTATAATCATCGCGCCCTGCTCCGTTATCATGGCGGTACTTAGCCCCTTCACGGGAAAGCTTTTCGACAAAATAGGTATGCGCCCGCTTGCGCTCATAGGCTGCATACTTATAACGCTGAGCAACGCCTGCATCCTCTTTATAAGACAGGACAGCCACGTTGTGCTTCTCATAGCCATACTTATAGTTTTCGGCATAGGCATGGCCTTTGTCGTAATGAATCTCGTCACCTTCGGCATGGCGAAGCTTGAGGGCGCGAAAAAGACCGACGGAAACGCGCTCATCACGTGCCTTCGCACGATGGGCAGCGCTTTGGGCACGGCGGGCTTCGTGGCGCTTTTGTCGGCAGGCGCCGAGGCCGGACATTATACGGTGGCAAACGTGCATCACAGCTATATAGGCATGACCGTCTGCACCGCCGTGACAGTCCTTTTGGTATTATTCTTTATACGCGGAAAGAAAAACGAGCAAAAGAAGATAGAAGGCGAAAAGATAGAGGCCGAGGCAGAAGAAAAATAG